In Falco rusticolus isolate bFalRus1 chromosome 11, bFalRus1.pri, whole genome shotgun sequence, the genomic window CACTACTGCCAGAGGGCACTCCAGAAAACTGGTAGGAAACAGTATAGAACTGCTAAAAGGATGTATCCTCAAACAGCAGGTAGTGACTGCTGCCACCgaggctgcagaagcagagagtAGAAGCAAGCGTAGAAAGGGATTAGACAAAACGAGGGATAACAAGTCCATAGAAAGCTAATGAAAGCACCATGCAGAGGTGTACTAACACCCTGACACAGCCAGCGTGGTGCGCAGTGATCCAGAGCTACATGGACCCTCGCGCTGACCCAAGCAAGCACAAGCCTGATTATCTGCCATCAACCAAGTGGAAGCGATGTAGCGCTTGATCTCACTACACACAGAAAAGTAGCTAAAGTCCTTGGGAACTTTACGCAAGCAGCGCCTCGCCCGCGGGGCCCGCCGAGGGCCGCTCCCCACACCCGCGGGGCCGCAGGGACGCTCCGCATGCCCCGTACACGGGCACTCAGCGTCCCCAGCGCTCCCCTACAAAGGCCACGAGTTCCTTCTCTCAGAGATCACCCCGACACAAGCAGAAGTCTCTCTGGgtagcagctgcagctctgccgCTACTCTCAGCGGGACACAGGCAGCCGGCTACAAGTACCTCAGAAACACAAACCCGCAGGCAGGCACGCTCGGGCCGACGTGGGTCTCccgcccccggggccgcggAGCCTCACCACCGCCCGCCATGCGGGGCCGGAGCCGGGGGCGCGCCGCCGCTCCCCTACCTGAGCCACCACATGTAGCTGTGCTCGTAGGGGAAGAAGCTGTGGGGGTCATCGCAGCAGTACTTGACGTCCTGGAAGCCGCAGCAGTACACGGCGCGGGCGTCGCCGCCCGTCTGCGGGCAGCTGAACCCGCTCACCAGCACCTTGTCGGCGGTGAGGTAGCTGCTGCATTCGGCGCTCATGGTgcggcggccgcccgccggGCT contains:
- the SHISAL2A gene encoding protein shisa-like-2A; amino-acid sequence: MSAECSSYLTADKVLVSGFSCPQTGGDARAVYCCGFQDVKYCCDDPHSFFPYEHSYMWWLSVGALVGLSIAAVVLFAFIITVCVLCYLFISTKPRSKLDTGLSLQLAESETRGSSIC